A DNA window from Vigna angularis cultivar LongXiaoDou No.4 chromosome 1, ASM1680809v1, whole genome shotgun sequence contains the following coding sequences:
- the LOC108321895 gene encoding protein LSD1: MQSQLVCNGCRSLLLYPRGATNVCCALCNTITSVPPPGMEMSQLYCGGCRTLLMYTRGATSVRCSCCHTVNLVPATNQVAHVHCGNCRTALMYPYGAPSVKCAICHYVTNTNNGRLPIPVHRPNGTANTGTLPSTSASMPQSQSQTVVVENPMSVDSSGKLVSNVVVGVTTDKK; encoded by the exons ATGCAGAGCCAACTTGTGTGCAATGGTTGTAGGAGCCTTCTGCTTTACCCGAGAGGGGCAACCAATGTTTGTTGTGCATTGTGCAACACGATTACCTCTGTTCCTCCACCTG GGATGGAAATGTCTCAACTTTACTGTGGAGGCTGTAGGACGTTGTTAATGTATACTCGTGGAGCTACAAGTGTGAGATGTTCCTGCTGTCATACTGTAAACCTTGTTCCAG CAACTAATCAGGTAGCTCATGTCCATTGTGGGAACTGCCGGACAGCCCTCATGTATCCTTACGGAGCTCCCTCAGTCAAATGTGCTATTTGCCACTATGTTACTAAT ACGAACAATGGACGGCTTCCAATCCCTGTCCATAGACCCAATGGGACAGCCAATACTGGAACATTACCTTCTACTTCAGCA TCAATGCCTCAATCTCAAAGTCAAACAGTAGTAGTAGAAAATCCAATGTCTGTGGATTCGAGTGGGAAATTG GTGAGCAATGTTGTGGTCGGCGTCACAACAGATAAGAAATAG
- the LOC108321886 gene encoding CASP-like protein 1B1 → MASENAEKLDISFNTASDTKQQKKEWINLSLRALSFFATASATFIMALNKQTKSLVVATIGTNPLTITLTAKFLHTPAFVFFVIVNGIVSLYNLVVIAVDILGPQYDYKGLRLGLTAILDVMAVALAASGDGAATFMAEIGRNGNSHAKWEKICDKFQEYCNRSSVALATSFLGIILLLIVTVMSITKLFKLNRISIS, encoded by the exons ATGGCCTCAGAAAATGCAGAAAAACTAGACATCAGTTTCAACACTGCGTCTGATACCAAACAACAGAAGAAGGAATGGATCAATTTGTCCCTTAGGGCTCTCTCATTCTTTGCCACAGCATCTGCTACATTCATTATGGCACTCAACAAACAAACCAAAAGCTTGGTAGTGGCCACCATTGGCACAAACCCACTAACAATCACTCTCACTGCTAAGTTTCTCCACACTCCAGCATTCGT ATTCTTCGTGATAGTGAATGGAATCGTCAGTCTCTATAATTTGGTGGTGATAGCAGTGGATATATTAGGACCACAATATGATTACAAAGGACTTCGTCTTGGACTAACAGCAATTTTAGACGtg ATGGCAGTGGCTCTGGCAGCAAGTGGAGATGGTGCAGCAACTTTCATGGCAGAAATAGGAAGGAATGGGAATTCACATGCAAAGTGGGAGAAGATATGTGACAAATTCCAAGAATACTGCAACAGAAGTAGTGTTGCCCTAGCTACCTCCTTCCTTGGCATCATTCTCCTCCTAATTGTTACTGTCATGTCTATCACCAAACTCTTCAAGCTAAATCGTATTAGCATCTCTTAA